A portion of the Podospora pseudoanserina strain CBS 124.78 chromosome 2, whole genome shotgun sequence genome contains these proteins:
- a CDS encoding hypothetical protein (COG:D; EggNog:ENOG503NUG0; BUSCO:EOG09263SFX) — protein sequence MATEDARYRDSSQYRLWSFSPTQLSALREKTNAAARARISERLLSHPLPVSTSKQDLSAPTSNANTPDPDGNSTPALPEFLTPAEELTLVGYYTSEILRASEALHYADEIKATAAMFLKRFYITNSIMTYPPAEMFFVALFFACKVDTGHVNLAEYTKIFNKSAEEILAGEFLLCQGLRFAFDVKHPYRALRGAMMELASLPDMQKDLKRLDEAEAKARKVLQFSPLMTDAYFHYTPSQIMLAALSLADRGLAERLIQETFHFVAAEGNDTPGGEGGDNNKGNEEKARVIGSQIRDKVLGAIEGCRDMLSRELPERKDYWLNKQVIKTQITPLRKKLLKCKDPERWNLVELQRVRREQAAKKMDSDDEDDLGGGKKVKKEEDGDIFGGDLGHSAKKRKMTVKKEEDLFGGPMVKKEEPFGGTKVKKEEDLSFGRFGGAL from the exons ATGGCAACCGAAGACGCGCGCTACCGCGACTCCTCGCAATACCGTCTCTGgtccttctccccaacccagctcAGCGCCCTCCGCGAAAAGACCAACGCCGCCGCGCGCGCGAGGATTTCCGAGCGTCTACTCTCCCACCCACTCCCCGTCTCGACATCAAAGCAGGACCTCTCggccccaacctccaacgccaacacccccgaCCCAGACGGAAACAGCACACCGGCCCTACCGGAGTTTTTGACTCCAGCAGAGGAGCTCACGCTGGTGGGGTACTACACCTCGGAAATCCTCCGCGCGTCGGAAGCCCTCCACTACGCGGACGAGATCAAAGCCACGGCCGCCATGTTCCTAAAGAGGTTCTACATCACAAACAGCATCATGACGTACCCGCCGGCGGAAATGTTTTTTGTCGCGCTGTTTTTTGCGTGCAAGGTCGACACGGGACATGTCAATCTGGCGGAGTATACTAAAATCTTCAATAAATCCGCCGAGGAGATCCTCGCGGGGGAGTTTCTTCTGTGtcaggggttgaggtttGCGTTTGATGTTAAGCACCCTTATCGTGCGCTTCGGGGGGCGATGATGGAATTGGCGAGTTTGCCGGATATGCAGAAGGacttgaagaggttggatgaggcggaggcgaaggcgaggaaggtgctGCAGTTTAGTCCGTTGATGACGGATGCGTACTTTCATTACACGCCGAGCCAGATTATGCTTGCTGCGTTGAGTTTGGCGGATagggggttggcggagaggttgattCAGGAGACGTTTCATTTtgtggcggcggaggggaaTGATACCCccgggggggaagggggtgataACAACAAGGGAAATGAGGAAAAGGCGAGGGTGATTGGGAGTCAGATTAGGGATAAGGTGCTGGGGGCTATTGAGGGGTGTAGGGATATGTTGAGTAGGGAGTTGCCTGAGAGGAAGGATTACTGGCTTAat AAACAAGTCATCAAGACTCAGATCACGCCCCTGCGGAAGAAGCTTCTCAAGTGCAAGGACCCGGAACGGTGGAATTTGGTGGAGCTgcagagggtgaggagggaacaggcggcgaagaagatggactcggatgatgaagatgatcttgggggtgggaagaaggtgaagaaggaggaggatggggatatTTTTGGGGGTGATTTGGGGCATAgtgccaagaagaggaagatgacggtgaagaaggaggaggatctgTTTGGGGGACCGATGGTGAAAAAGGAGGAGCCCTTTGGGGGGacgaaggtgaagaaggaggaggatttgtcCTTTGGAAGGTTTGGTGGGGCGTTGTGA
- a CDS encoding hypothetical protein (COG:I; COG:T; EggNog:ENOG503NUFC) codes for MNIGKKFDRAFQWAGEKMGSEAKTTMSDDFKQLEMEMALRFEGMERLQRSMNQYVKWVGRRVEAAEDREKGLPAAYLGRTMVAHGEEFQPDSDFGNCLITMGRANERVSAIQEAYVGEATTTWLESLERSLAMMKEYQAARKKLENRRLAYDASISKSQKAKRDDFRIDDELRAAKAKYEESSEDVGRRMQDIRDAEADSVRDLTQFLDAELDYHERCAEELRRVRQNWPGAPAPGGMSTYGSIERRPTTGRARSNTAQSFSERAPRVSSQKIYESDETESSAPPVRMPASRTGRIGLPVQPQNQQDGTVRPTISKASTFQGGASLERERIGGGRISGASTPSSVYGVNQNIPNVSNLRGQLRPVNKIVTTKDDVFGDRDDDTSDTGSPDWGRSSSPATSVGSASLTRTSSYPVVKKAPPPPPPSRSKKPAPPVPARREVGY; via the exons ATGAATATTGGCAAGAAGTTCGACCGCGCCTTCCAATGGGCCGGCGAGAAGATGGGCAGTGAAGCAAAGACTACCATGTCTGATGACTTCAAGCAGCTCGAAATGGAGATGGCTCTTCgttttgagg GCATGGAACGCCTCCAAAGGTCAATGAATCAATACGTCAAATGGGTTGGCCGCCGTGTCGAGGCTGCGGAAGACAGAGAGAAGGGCCTCCCAGCTGCCTATCTGGGCCGCACAATGGTTGCACACGGCGAGGAGTTCCAACCAGACTCCGACTTTGGCAACTGCCTCATAACGATGGGTCGGGCCAACGAGAGGGTTTCCGCAATCCAGGAGGCTTATGTTGGGGAGGCCACAACAACCTGGCTGGAGTCGCTGGAGAGGTCGCTGGCTATGATGAAGGAGTATCAG GCTGCccgcaagaagctcgagaacCGCCGCCTTGCGTACGACGCCAGCATCTCCAAGTCCCAGAAGGCCAAGCGAGATGACTTCAGAATCGACGACGAGCTTCGCGCCGCCAAGGCCAAATACGAGGAATCTTCCGAGGACGTTGGGCGCCGTATGCAGGACATTCGGGATGCTGAAGCCGACAGCGTACGGGATTTGACGCAGTTCTTGgacgccgagctcgactACCATGAGCGGTGTGCCGAGGAACTCAGACGTGTTCGCCAAAACTGGCCAGGAGCACCGGCACCCGGAGGCATGAGCACATATGGCAGTATAGAACGGCGCCCAACAACCGGCCGTGCCAGGTCGAATACGGCGCAGAGCTTCTCTGAGCGTGCTCCTCGGGTGAGCAGCCAGAAGATCTACGAGTCCGACGAGACCGAATCGAGCGCACCACCTGTCCGCATGCCTGCGTCTCGTACTGGACGTATCGGCCTTCCAGTTCAACCTCAAAATCAGCAAGACGGTACGGTTCGccccaccatcagcaaggcTAGTACTTTCCAGGGCGGTGCGAGTCTGGAGCGAGAGCGTATCGGCGGAGGTCGGATATCCGGCGCCAGCACTCCAAGCTCGGTGTACGGCGTcaaccaaaacatccccAACGTCAGCAACTTGCGTGGCCAGTTGCGCCCTGTTAACAAGATCGTGACCACCAAGGACGATGTGTTTGGCGACCGGGATGACGACACGAGCGACACGGGAAGCCCGGATTGGGGCCGTAGCTCAAGTCCCGCCACCAGTGTAGGGAGCGCGAGTCTTACACGCACGTCTAGTTATCCTGTCGTGAAGAAggctccaccgccgcctcctccgagCAGATCCAAGaagcctgctcctccagtACCAGCGAGACGGGAGGTTGGTTACTAG
- the hob3 gene encoding BAR adaptor protein Hob3 (COG:U; EggNog:ENOG503NV9C) → MSWAGFKKNVNRATTQVMMKTGHVEKTNDRDYEVEERRFRTMEAASLRLQKEAKGYLDSLRAMTASQMRIAETIDAFYGEAGAKDGVSRSYKQAVEDLDAETIKALDGPYRTTVLEPISRFCAYFPDVNECIKKRSHKLLDYDALRAKVKKLVEKPDKDVTKLPRAEKEMDMAKAAYEQLNEQLCTELPQLIDLRVPYLDPSFEALVKIQLRFCAEAYSRMAQVQQYLDADTRDQYAEGHLDSRVEQVLQEIRELSISGTV, encoded by the exons ATGTCTTGGGCGG GCTTCAAGAAGAATGTCAACCGCGCTACGAcgcaggtgatgatgaagaccG GCCATGTCGAGAAGACAAATGACCGGGATTATGAAGTTGAAGAAAG ACGTTTCAGAACCATGGAGGCGGCATCGCTGCGGTTACAGAAGGAGGCAAAGGGATACCTCGATTCTCTGCGAG CGATGACGGCCTCACAAATGCGTATTGCCGAGACAATCGATGCCTTCTACGGCGAAGCCGGCGCTAAGGACGGCGTGAGCAGGAGCTACAAGCAAGCAGTAGAGGATTTGGATGCCGAAACGATCAAGGCGCTCGACGGGCCATATCGGACGACAGTGCTAGAGCCCATCTCGAGATTTTGCGCCTACTTTCCCGATGTGAATGAGT GTATCAAGAAGCGCAGCCACAAACTCCTCGACTACGACGCACTACGTGCCAAGGTTAAGAAGCTGGTCGAAAAGCCCGACAAGGATGTTACCAAGCTCCCAAgagcggagaaggagatggacaTGGCCAAGGCAGCATACGAACAGCTCAACGAACAATTGTGCACGGAGCTTCCACAGCTCATCGATCTACGCGTTCCTTACCTTGATCCATCATTCGAGGCACTTGTCAAGATCCAATTGCGGTTTTGCGCAGAGGCTTACAGCAGAATGGCTCAGGTGCAGCAGTACCTAGATGCGGACACTAGAGATCAGTACGCCGAGGGCCACTTGGATAGCAGAGTCGAACAGGTGCTACAGGAGATAAGAGAACTGAGCATCAGTGGGACTGTGTaa
- a CDS encoding hypothetical protein (EggNog:ENOG503P4AK; COG:J), which yields MSVRRILVVGLGNPGEAYRNTYHSAGHIVLNALRNQMADTQPSFKVARHGKKSTEASIGPKYSFLQSPCVMNVTGTWFARAYREHLIDNGLSPAELGVVLVHDDLEEELGVVKIRDWARSHRGHNGIKSVNASLKADPEGKWARVSVGIGRPVERERASVSDYVLSKIPRHARGILEEKGGAGLLAALMDLERKWEAS from the coding sequence ATGTCTGTTCGGcgcatcctcgtcgtcggcctcggcaACCCCGGCGAAGCCTACCGCAACACCTACCACTCAGCCGGCCACATCGTCCTCAACGCTCTACGAAACCAGATGGCTGATACGCAGCCTTCCTTCAAGGTAGCGCGGCATGGAAAGAAGAGCACAGAAGCCTCCATCGGGCCAAAATATTCGTTTTTGCAAAGTCCCTGTGTTATGAATGTGACTGGGACATGGTTCGCAAGGGCTTACAGGGAACACCTTATTGACAATGGGCTCAGTCCAGCTGAGTTGGGAGTTGTACTGGTGCATGATGacctggaggaggagctgggtgTAGTGAAGATTAGGGATTGGGCGCGGAGTCATAGGGGGCATAACGGCATTAAGAGCGTGAACGCCTCGTTGAAGGCTGATCCAGAAGGGAAGTGGGCTAGGGTTTCGGTCGGTATTGGGAggccggtggagagggagagggcgtcGGTTTCGGATTATGTGCTGAGCAAGATCCCAAGGCATGCTAGAGGgattttggaggagaagggaggggcTGGGCTGTTGGCTGCGTTgatggatttggagaggaaATGGGAGGCTTCATGA
- a CDS encoding hypothetical protein (COG:E; EggNog:ENOG503NU73) encodes MEEQQKRNIVIIGGGIIGCTTAYFLTRHPKFNPNLHTITLLEATAIAAGASGKAGGLLALWAYPQSLVPLSYRLHKALAEEHNGAERWGYRRVGCGSITATVTRDDLLARTKTNLTPSSPVKGEQNGNGVATNSQNNDALPIQSSVAGDPAQGDKESDWQKLPKQDEDATTLLKPSVLPQDLDWFDSTVVQHYQEMGQPGATETAQVHPFHFTTSIAALAQQKGVDFRIGAKVTRLKYNSEKTKVIGLQYEDRNSGEVVDLDNVTDVVVSAGPWTGKILPRTKIEGLRAHSVVYEVDVTPYAVFTDIMLPTDFVPEHRARKGQKRKHKRNVDPEVYARPFGEVYACGEPDPSIPLPETADLVQCDEDQCDDLTAYMGTVSPILGSAPIKAKQACYLPRHMRFGTERDPVIGQSYVKGLWIASGHTCWGIQNGPGTGCLMAELILDGEARSADITELEPKKYKV; translated from the exons ATGGAGGAGcaacagaaaagaaatattGTTATTATCG GGGGCGGTATTATCGGATGCACGACGGCCTACTTCCTAACACGCCATCCCAAGTTCAATCCGAACCTTCACACGATCACTCTACTCGAAGCAACGGCGATTGCTGCTGGCGCATCCGGAAAAGCTGGTGGGCTCCTGGCGCTATGGGCCTACCCGCAATCTCTGGTTCCATTATCATACCGACTACACAAAGCGTTGGCAGAGGAGCATAATGGCGCCGAGCGCTGGGGATATAGACGAGTAGGATGTGGGTCTATCACAGCGACTGTTACTCGAGACGACCTCCTCGCTAGAACCAAGACGAACTTAACACCCTCGTCACCTGTAAAAGGAGAGCAAAATGGAAATGGGGTGGCTACAAACAGTCAAAACAATGATGCTCTTCCGATACAGAGCTCAGTGGCCGGTGACCCTGCCCAGGGCGACAAAGAATCAGACTGGCAAAAGCTCCCGAAGCAAGACGAAGATGCCACTACCCTGCTCAAGCCTTCTGTTCTACCGCAAGATCTCGACTGGTTCGACTCTACAGTTGTTCAACACTATCAAGAGATGGGTCAACCTGGAGCAACCGAAACAGCACAAGTTCATCCTTTTCATTTCACTACTTCAATTGCCGCCCTCGCTCAACAAAAGGGAGTTGATTTCCGAATAGGCGCAAAGGTCACTCGTCTCAAGTACAACAGCGAGAAAACAAAGGTTATCGGGCTACAGTACGAAGACAGAAACAGCGGCGAAGTTGTTGATCTGGACAATGTGACAGATGTAGTTGTTTCTGCGGGGCCATGGACAGGCAAGATCCTGCCTAGAACCAAGATTGAAGGATTGAGGGCACATAGTGTGGTTTATGAGGTAGATGTGACGCCGTATGCTGTCTTTACCGACATTATGCTGCCAACAGACTTTGTGCCTGAGCATCGGGCGAGAAAGgggcagaagaggaagcatAAGCGGAATGTTGATCCGGAGGTGTATGCTAGACCTTTTGGTGAGGTATATGCTTGTG GCGAACCAGATCCTTCGATCCCTCTTCCAGAAACTGCAGACTTGGTGCAGTGCGACGAAGACCAATGTGATGACTTGACTGCATATATGGGAACCGTTTCGCCTATCTTGGGGAGTGCTCCCATCAAAGCGAAACAGGCATGCTATCTGCCAAGGCATATGAGGTTTGGCACGGAGCGTGACCCAGTCATTGGGCAGTCTTACGTGAAGGGGTTGTGGATCGCTTCCGGGCATACATGTTGGGGGATTCAGAACGGTCCCGGTACTGGGTGTTTGATGGCTGAACTGATCCTGGATGGTGAAGCAAGGAGCGCTGACATTACAGAGCTCGAGCCGAAGAAGTATAAGGTCTAG
- the GPX2 gene encoding Glutathione peroxidase 2 (EggNog:ENOG503P24F; COG:E) — protein MFLLTSRRTTSHILSLSKAIEPILSVSHPTHRLPLPYHLNRSVQPNKYFGKMASAATIYDFKPLDSMSPPPPSPRKGQEYPLSNFKDKVILIVNVASKCGFTSQYAGLEELYKNITAKHPDQFVILGFPCNQFGGQEPDAEAEIVAFCERNFGVTFPIMQKIEVNGDNAHPLFEWLKEQKSGLLGLKRIKWNFEKFLIGKDGQVKGRWASVTGPASLEKEILAELEK, from the exons ATGTTTCTTCTCACCTCACGTCGTACAACATCTCACATACTATCTCTATCGAAAGCTATAGAGCCTATTTTATCCGTTTCTCATCCGACTCATCGTTTACCTCTACCCTATCACCTGAACAGATCCGTCCAACCTAATAAATACTTCGGCAAAATGGCTTCCGCAGCAACCATCTATGACTTCAAGCCCTTGGACAGCAtgtctcccccccccccctcccctc GCAAGGGCCAAGAAtaccccctctccaacttcaAAGACAAAGTAATCCTCATTGTCAACGTCGCCTCCAAGTGCGGCTTCACCTCACAGTATGCTGGTCTTGAGGAGCTCTACAAAAACATCACCGCCAAGCACCCAGACCAGTTCGTCATCCTTGGCTTCCCCTGCAACCAGTTCGGCGGCCAGGAACCCGACGCCGAGGCGGAAATCGTCGCCTTTTGCGAGCGCAACTTTGGCGTCACCTTTCCCATTATGCAAAAGATTGAGGTGAATGGTGACAATGCCCACCCCTTGTTCGAGTGGCTCAAGGAGCAAAAGTCTGGCCTCCTCGGGCTCAAGAGGATCAAGTGGAACTTTGAGAAGTTTTTGATTGGCAAGGACGGCCAGGTTAAGGGGAGATGGGCTAGTGTGACGGGCCCGGCTTctctggagaaggagatctTGGCTGAGTTGGAGAAGTAA
- the LGA1 gene encoding L-threo-3-deoxy-hexylosonate aldolase (COG:H; EggNog:ENOG503P05F): MTATNGATNGHSSPRRPLPCGIYAPTMTFFDAVTEDLDIPTIKKHAERLVKDGLVGLVTMGSNGEAIHCTREEKLAVTKATREALDEAGFTDTPIIIGATEGSVRGTIELCKLAKDVGADYALLLPPSYFRFLMDEQAIFDYFVSVADESPLGLILYNYPGAVAGIDMDSDLLIKLAAHPNIVGTKFTCGNTGKLTRVALATEAKTPWAEGSGYMAFGGMCDFTVQTLASGGSGIIAGGANVMPKVCTKVWNLYAEGKTEEAIALQKTLSKGDWVLTKAAIAGTKQAIQSYFGYGGHPRRPLKRLDKVKVTAIEEGVREVMEVERSL; encoded by the coding sequence ATGACTGCCACCAATGGTGCCACCAATGgccactcctccccccgGAGGCCACTCCCATGTGGTATCTACGCCCCCACCATGACCTTCTTCGACGCCGTGACCGAAGACCTCgacatccccaccatcaagaagcacGCCGAAAGACTAGTCAAGGACGGCCTCGTAGGCCTTGTCACAATGGGATCCAACGGGGAGGCCATCCACTGCACACGTGAAGAGAAGCTAGCAGTGACCAAGGCTACGAGAGAGGCACTCGACGAGGCCGGCTTCACAgacacccccatcatcatcggtgcCACCGAGGGCAGCGTCCGGGGAACGATTGAGCTGTGCAAGCTGGCCAAGGATGTCGGTGCTGACTACGCcctgctcctcccaccaTCCTACTTTCGGTTCTTGATGGATGAGCAGGCTATATTCGATTATTTCGTGAGCGTTGCCGACGAGAGCCCGCTTGGATTGATCTTGTACAACTACCCCGGCGCCGTGGCTGGCATAGACATGGACTCGGACCTTCTTATCAAGTTGGCCGCGCACCCAAACATTGTCGGGACAAAATTCACATGTGGAAACACGGGAAAGCTGACGAGAGTGGCGCTGGCAACGGAGGCAAAGACACCGTGGGCGGAAGGGTCAGGGTACATGGCGTTTGGAGGAATGTGTGACTTTACAGTGCAGACTTTGGCAAGCGGGGGCAGCGGGATCATTGCTGGAGGCGCGAACGTCATGCCAAAGGTTTGCACAAAAGTATGGAACTTGTATGCGGAAgggaagacggaggaggccATTGCGCTGCAGAAGACGCTGTCGAAGGGGGACTGGGTGTTGACCAAGGCGGCGATCGCGGGGACGAAGCAGGCTATTCAGAGTTATTTTGGGTATGGTGGGCACCCGAGGAGGCCgctgaagaggttggataAAGTAAAGGTTACTGctattgaggagggggtgagggaggttaTGGAGGTTGAGAGGTCGttgtga
- a CDS encoding hypothetical protein (EggNog:ENOG503NWZI; COG:S) produces the protein MEPLNVLMVGTGEYTTGFVGTGGSASDKKVGVVGLSMFDLRRRGKVGKLGMVGVNGTKYPAIREHLHKNITLAYNNLDTSFESFPSDDTKDPDAYKTAIDALKPGDAITIFTPDTTHYPIALYAIERGIHVMITKPAVKLLEHHIALLAAAEKHGVYVYVEHHKRYDPAYADAKFRAKKLGDFNYFYSYMSQPKFQLETFKAWAGIDSDISYYLNSHHVDICDSMVSQLGYVPVKVSASASKGVATSLGCHESTEDTISLLVHWEKKDDPSKHATGVYTASWTAPQKAGVHSNQYFHYLARDGEITINQAKRGYDVAEDAAGQLVWYNPFYMRYAPDEDGNFNGQSGYGYVSMEKFVDGCRSVNAGELKPADLDKKGLPTLRNTIATTAILEAGRRSIDEGREVRIEQRDGNWSLL, from the exons ATGGAGCCGCTCAATGTGCTGATG GTTGGTACCGGCGAGTACACCACAGGTTTCGTAGGGACCGGTGGCTCAGCATCGGACAAGAAGGTAGGCGTAGTCGGTCTCTCCATGTTTGACCTCAGACGAAGGGGCAAGGTCGGCAAActtgggatggtgggtgtgAATGGGACGAAATACCCAGCAATCA GGGAACACCTCCATAAAAACATCACCCTAGCCTATAACAACCTTGACACCTCATTCGAGTCCTTCCCCTCCGACGACACAAAAGATCCCGACGCCTACAAGACCGCCATCGACGCCCTCAAACCCGGCGATGCCATCACAATCTTCACCCCAGACACCACCCACTACCCCATTGCTCTCTATGCCATCGAGCGAGGAATCCACGTCATGATCACCAAACCTGCAGTCAAACTCCTCGAACACCacatcgccctcctcgccgccgccgaaaaACACGGCGTCTACGTCTATGTCGAACACCACAAACGCTACGACCCCGCCTATGCCGACGCAAAATTCAGAGCCAAAAAGCTCGGTGACTTCAATTACTTTTACAGTTACATGTCCCAGCCCAAATTCCAACTCGAGACGTTCAAGGCCTGGGCAGGGATTGACTCGGATATCTCCTACTACTTGAACAGTCACCATGTGGATATCTGTGATTCCATGGTGTCCCAACTTGGCTACGTTCCTGTCAAGGTCTCCGCCTCAGCATCAAAAGGAGTAGCCACCAGTCTCGGCTGTCACGAATCAACCGAGGACACCATCTCCCTACTCGTGCactgggagaagaaggacgacCCTTCGAAGCATGCCACGGGTGTATACACCGCTTCCTGGACAGCGCCCCAAAAAGCAGGAGTTCACTCCAACCAGTACTTCCACTACCTGGCTCGAGATGGCGAAATCACCATTAACCAAGCCAAACGCGGGTATGACGTTGCAGAGGATGCAGCGGGTCAGTTGGTTTGGTATAACCCTTTTTACATGAGGTACGCgcctgatgaggatgggaacTTCAACGGGCAAAGTGGGTATGGGTATGTGTCTATGGAAAAGTTCGTTGATGGCTGCCGGTCCGTTAATGCGGGAGAGTTGAAGCCGGCGGATTTGGACAAGAAGGGGCTTCCGACGCTGAGGAACACAATTGCTACGACAGCGATTTTGGAGGCGGGCAGGAGGAGTATcgatgaggggagggaggtgaggattgAGCAGAGGGATGGGAACTGGAGCCTTCTTTGA
- a CDS encoding hypothetical protein (COG:M; EggNog:ENOG503NW9Q) yields MASARMLPKLGLQVLNIGSSTNVIEGIQANHEMVRTERADRLMADMQRWLNASDISVQHNDTINKQHSNTGNWFIRGPAFSSWHAKFSNTYIILDGLDECPRKTGRGCLLKAIEEIRGWSDSRLHLLVSSRDEPDIRDYLRLATHEEVKINNVDFDIETFVTGTLRNNRNLQRILPHSPRFRWVECMLTALESCPVVEARVKSLFSSVPYPLCETYERMLLDVEQGFLEDARSILTLLCSAERSLTVAEVDGTLRMGLGAEDILLCCPGLVVIEHNQARLVHSSVREYLQSENLAQAKFRASNFWVRNVPAQSQA; encoded by the exons ATGGCGTCTGCAAGGATGCTACCAAA ATTGGGTCTTCAAGTGTTGAATATAGGAAGCAGCACGAATGTCATAGAAGGCATTCAAGCTAACCACGAGATGGTGAGGACGGAGCGGGCCGATCGATTGATGGCAGATATGCAACGATGGCTGAATGCATCTGATATATCCGTCCAACACAacgacaccatcaacaagcaACACTCAAACACTGGCAACTGGTTCATCAGGGGTCCAGCATTTTCCTCCTGGCACGCCAAA TTCAGCAACACCTACATCATCTTGGACGGACTAGACGAGTGCCCCAGGAAGACCGGCCGAGGGTGTCTGCTCAAGGCGATCGAGGAAATCCGGGGCTGGTCAGACTCTCGACTGCATCTGCTCGTGTCTAGCCGCGATGAGCCAGATATCCGAGACTATCTTCGCCTGGCCACTcacgaggaggtcaagatcaacaatGTCGACTTTGACATTGAGACGTTTGTCACTGGAACCCTGCGGAACAACCGGAACCTTCAAAGG ATACTACCACATTCTCCTAGATTCCGATGGGTCGAGTGTATGCTCACAGCCCTAGAATCCTGCCCGGTGGTAGAGGCACGAGTCAAGAGCTTGTTTTCCTCTGTGCCATACCCCTTGTGTGAAACGTATGAGCGTATGCTTCTAGATGTCGAACAAGGCTTTCTCGAAGATGCAAGGAGCATCTTGACattgctctgctctgctgaGCGATCGCTGACTGTAGCGGAAGTTGATGGCACCTTGAGGATGGGGCTTGGCGCAGAGGATATCCTTCTCTGCTGCCCAGGGCTCGTGGTTATCGAGCACAACCAGGCCAGGCTGGTGCACAGTTCCGTGAGGGAATATCTGCAGTCGGAAAATCTAGCTCAGGCGAAGTTTAGGGCATCAAATTTTTGGGTTCGCAATGTTCCCGCTCAGTCTCAGGCTTAG